The following proteins are co-located in the Solanum pennellii chromosome 1, SPENNV200 genome:
- the LOC107028590 gene encoding uncharacterized protein LOC107028590, producing the protein MAMAIQLESLVQSIKSKVRKLKKSKKPYVKMDKSSSVRVEIRSKKARKLIDKTLQAADKPGKTSLT; encoded by the coding sequence ATGGCGATGGCGATTCAATTGGAGAGTTTGGTCCAATCGATAAAATCGAAGGTGAGGAAGTTGAAGAAATCGAAGAAACCCTACGTCAAAATGGACAAAAGCTCCAGCGTCAGAGTGGAGATCCGTAGCAAAAAGGCTCGTAAGCTCATCGACAAAACTCTTCAAGCTGCTGATAAACCCGGCAAGACTAGTCTAACTTAG
- the LOC107007782 gene encoding magnesium transporter MRS2-3 gives MRGVTPPQKFSVPSPDDDADIIRPNTVIPGGVTVGAAMRKKATGVRSWLLLDSTGQTQVVEAGKHAIMRRTGLPARDLRILDPLLSYPSTVLGRERAIVINLEHIKAIITAQEVLLLNARDPSVAPFVEEVQRRILRHHQATKSQEAGGGGNNADWTNLYDLEEPQSEEVSPPNVSANFQSMDENKADGKQLTGENRDGPKLLPFEFVALEACLEAACSCLDNEARTLEQEAHPALDKLTSKISTLNLERVRQIKSRLVAITGRVQKVRDELEHLLDDDEDMAEMYLTDKLMEQLENSSVSSISGQDGIDEEVIQSNMDDRVPVEISMDANAGSTSYDADTPHIDQHQERLYGGPNALSRGSRGTHTSTTRSAISKHLDVEELEMLLEAYFVQIDGTLNKLNTLREYVDDTEDYINIMLDDKQNHLLQMGVMLTTATLVVSAFVVVAGIFGMNINIELFDEKKAGMPEFLWTIGGGATGSLFLYVVAIAWGKHKQLLE, from the exons ATGAGGGGCGTTACTCCGCCGCAGAAGTTTTCCGTTCCGTCGCCGGACGATGACGCCGATATAATCCGACCCAACACCGTCATCCCCGGCGGCGTAACCGTGGGCGCTGCTATGCGAAAGAAGGCCACCGGGGTACGTTCATGGCTTCTGTTGGATTCAACTGGACAGACCCAAGTTGTGGAAGCCGGGAAACATGCAATTATGCGGCGGACTGGACTTCCGGCTCGTGATCTTCGCATATTGGACCCACTTCTCTCGTATCCATCTACTGTGTTGGGTCGTGAACGGGCTATCGTCATCAATTTGGAGCATATCAAGGCTATTATTACCGCCCAGGAAGTCCTCTTGCTCAACGCTAGGGATCCCTCTGTTGCTCCTTTTGTTGAAGAGGTTCAACGGAGAATTTTGCGTCATCACCAAGCTACCAAGTCCCag GAAGCTGGAGGGGGTGGCAATAATGCAGACTGGACAAATCTGTATGATCTGGAAGAGCCTCAGTCTGAAGAAGTTTCACCTCCGAACGTCTCTGCAAACTTCCAATCAATGGATGAGAACAAGGCTGATGGGAAGCAGCTAACGGGTGAGAATCGAGATGGGCCGAAGCTTCTCCCTTTTGAGTTTGTTGCTTTGGAGGCATGTCTGGAGGCTGCTTGCAGTTGCTTGGATAATGAG GCAAGGACACTGGAGCAAGAAGCTCATCCTGCTTTAGATAAGCTGACTTCAAAGATTAGTACTCTCAACTTGGAACGTGTTCGTCAAATCAAAAGTCGCTTGGTTGCTATTACAGGACGTGTTCAGAAG GTGAGAGATGAACTGGAGCATCTACTCGATGATGATGAAGATATGGCGGAGATGTATTTAACTGACAAGCTGATGGAACAACTTGAAAATTCTTCTGTTTCCTCTATAAGCGGACAAGATGGCATCGATGAGGAAGTTATTCAGTCGAACATGGATGATAG GGTTCCTGTGGAAATCTCAATGGATGCAAATGCAGGTTCCACAAGTTATGATGCAGACACTCCACATATTGACCAACACCAGGAACGTTTGTATGGTGGCCCTAATGCTCTTAGCCGAGGTAGTCGTGGGACACATACTAGCACGACTCGGAGTGCCATAAGCAAGCATCTTGACGTAGAGGAGCTTGAAATGCTCCTAGAAGCATACTTTGTTCAAATTGACGGTACATTGAATAAACTGAACACT CTACGTGAGTATGTGGATGACACAGAAGACTACATCAACATCATGCTGGATGACAAGCAGAACCATCTGTTGCAAATGGGAGTCATGTTAACAACGGCAACTCTTGTGGTTAGTGCCTTTGTTGTTGTGGCTGGAATTTTCGGTATGAACATTAACATTGAACTGTTCGACGAAAAAAAAGCTGGGATGCCGGAATTCTTATGGACAATCGGTGGTGGTGCCACTGGCAGTCTCTTCTTATATGTAGTTGCAATTGCCTGGGGTAAGCACAAGCAATTGCTCGAGTGA
- the LOC107027332 gene encoding uncharacterized protein LOC107027332, whose protein sequence is MDYGMMGGDSECSSGCESGWTLYLQNSYITCCKGEKSLKQKQEETEEEEDLSMVSDASSGPPNFHQEEEYGHNIINGAHYYAPISNPKRQKSKDKKQKQKQLSVLDDTASSPIFDFSNNNFSNINNNNTKSVENNVLDFSQGYSATHFQGRSTYQEHYGYFQSSLLPGNKLQENQWFEEKRWG, encoded by the exons atggaTTATGGTATGATGGGAGGTGATTCAGAATGTAGTAGTGGTTGTGAGTCTGGTTGGACTTTATACTTACAAAATTCTTATATAACTTGTTGTAAAGGTGAAAAGAGTTTAAAGcaaaaacaagaagaaacaGAGGAGGAAGAAGATTTGTCAATGGTATCTGATGCATCTTCAGGACCTccaaattttcatcaagaagaagaatatggacataatattattaatgGTGCTCATTATTATGCACCAATTAGTAATCCAAAAAGGCAAAAATCTAAggataaaaaacaaaaacaaaaacaactttctGTACTGGATGATACAGCTAGTTCACCTATCTTTGATTTCTCCaat AACAATTTCAGtaatatcaacaacaacaacacaaagTCAGTGGAAAATAATGTATTGGATTTTTCACAAGGTTATTCTGCAACACATTTTCAG GGGAGATCTACATACCAAGAACACTATGGTTATTTCCAGTCATCTTTACTACCTGGAAACAAATTGCAAGAAAATCA atgGTTTGAAGAGAAGAGGTGGGGATAA
- the LOC107010568 gene encoding uncharacterized protein LOC107010568: protein MQASVLSPWLVNLLSRSRQTTNSLRAFSSSSSSNQSRGGLPRFYSDKLPPSKDGVVRVKGDEFWHMTRVLRLRIHDRVELFDGKGGLVEGCIQNIDQNGLDIVALENPKSVSPHNTQWHVYAAFGTLKGGRADWLVEKCTELGACSVTPLLTDRSPSISENRVDRLQRVNLAAAKQCQRLHEMVLNPPIKIGGLLHLVKNSKLSFIATAEAKPVFSALSSIKKESTGLMIIGPEGDFTERELNMILEAGATSVGLGPHRLRVETATVALLSALMLWSDNQELLKV from the exons ATGCAAGCCTCTGTTTTAAGTCCTTGGCTAGTCAATCTGTTGTCTCGTTCACGTCAAACAACAAACAGTTTGCGGGCAttctcatcatcttcttcttctaaccAGTCTCGTGGTGGTCTTCCCCGATTCTACTCCGATAAGCTTCCTCCTTCCAAG GATGGCGTTGTTCGTGTCAAAGGTGATGAATTTTGGCACATGACTAGGGTCTTGAGGTTGAGAATTCATGATAG GGTAGAACTATTTGATGGAAAAGGAGGATTAGTTGAAGGCTGTATACAGAACATTGATCAGAATGGATTGGATATTGTGGCTCTCGAGAATCCAAAGTCAGTATCTCCACATAACACACAGTGGCATGTCTATGCTGCATTCG GTACTCTGAAGGGAGGCCGGGCCGATTGGCTTGTGGAGAAATGTACA GAGCTAGGAGCCTGTAGTGTGACTCCCTTATTGACTGACCGGTCTCCTTCAATATCAGAAAATCGTGTAGATAGATTACAACGTGTCAATCTTGCTGCAGCTAAACAAT GCCAACGGTTGCATGAAATGGTTCTAAATCCTCCTATAAAAATTGGTGGACTTTTACACCTT GTTAAAAATTCAAAGCTTTCGTTTATTGCCACGGCAGAAGCTAAACCAGTATTTAGTGCTTTAAGTTCCATCAAAAAAGAATCAACTGGACTGATGATAATTGGACCGGAAGGAG ACTTCACGGAGAGAGAGTTAAACATGATTCTTGAGGCTGGGGCAACTTCTGTTGGTCTTGGACCACATCGTCTACGAGTTGAAACTGCTACAGTGGCTCTTTTGTCAGCATTAATGTTGTGGTCTGACAACCAAGAGTTATTGAAGGTTTAG
- the LOC107014036 gene encoding probable serine/threonine-protein kinase PBL19 — protein sequence MFRRCAAGCINLPCIRKKGPVDDDDADDEDEDFPVKDELHKLTSQDLSRFTTQFSPENLVGVTNLGKVYRGKMVIDDITKDVAVKIIGIDKWMFRYTGDDRLERFEYELKFLQAPRIKGNPNVVKVIGYCEEEETLGIVYDLNPHDILENLITRADFNWMQRVRTALTLARFLNYLHDRKYLIRNFAPYHIVLDQDFTPIMFELGLIVGGVLGNTINESDMRCAPYGYIDAYIFQCGTDTFSVKFDVFAFGVLLLNFISKRVVEKGNPVDNEVLDLWALKEFKPGCSLVHQSFVGDPGFDHLDAIAITELAIRCVEDRPKKRPNMKEVVARLENLHVV from the exons ATGTTTCGCCGGTGTGCTGCTG GATGCATCAATCTGCCCTGCATACGAAAGAAAGGCCcagttgatgatgatgatgctgatgatgaggatgaggatTTCCCCGTGAAAGATGAACTTCATAAACTCACATCCCAGGACCTAAGTCGATTTACAACCCAATTTTCTCCGGAAAATCTTGTTGGAGTCACCAACTTAGGAAAGGTCTATCGTGGGAAGATGGTCATTGATGATATTACCAAGGATGTCGCTGTCAAGATTATAGGTATTGATAAATGGATGTTTCGATATACAGGCGACGACAGACTGGAAAGATTCGAG TATGAATTGAAATTTTTGCAAGCTCCAAGGATTAAGGGCAATCCCAATGTAGTGAAAGTGATTGGATATTGTGAAGAGGAAGAGACCTTGGGGATTGTTTATGATCTAAATCCACACGATATTTTGGAGAACTTAATTACTCGAG CTGACTTCAATTGGATGCAGAGGGTCAGGACAGCCCTTACATTAGCTCGCTTTCTTAATTATCTGCATGATAGGAAATACCTCATTCGCAACTTTGCTCCATATCACATTGTGCTTGACCAG GATTTCACGCCAATTATGTTTGAGTTGGGTTTGATTGTTGGAGGAGTTCTCGGTAATACAATCAATGAATCAGATATGAGATGTGCTCCATATGGCTACATCGATGCATACATATTTCAATGTGGTACTG ATACATTCAGTGTCAAGTTTGATGTTTTTGCGTTTGGTGTTTTGCTCTTAAACTTTATAAGCAAAAGAGTGGTTGAGAAAGGAAACCCCGTAGATAATGAGGTACTTGATTTATGGGCGTTGAAGGAGTTCAAGCCTGGATGTTCACTTGTCCACCAAAGTTTTGTGGGTGATCCAGGTTTTGATCATCTTGATGCAATTGCAATAACAGAACTTGCTATACGTTGTGTAGAAGATCGACCAAAGAAACGACCAAATATGAAAGAAGTTGTTGCTCGTTTAGAGAATTTACATGTTGTGTAG